In Gadus morhua chromosome 2, gadMor3.0, whole genome shotgun sequence, a single window of DNA contains:
- the syt5a gene encoding synaptotagmin Va isoform X2, with product MRLVRVEGGRFQRAAEESERERERERDRERERGGERERGGEREREPPSHHSNHQYASIKSKFFNELTHLPMPMWAIGAIVVVVLALVACMGFCIYRKCINKGKKPKKVRERKGGRGRKKKDKDGEDGEGKEGEEGKEEEEKEALGKLEFSLDYNFTDNQLVVGILQAQDLPAMDMGGTSDPYVKVFMLPDKKKKFETKIQRKNLCPVFNETFTFKIPYSDLGGQTLVMQVFDFDRFGKHDRIGEIKIPMNSVDMAQPLNEWRDLVGGEKEVQEKLGDICISLRYVPTAGKFTINIMEAKNLKKMDVGGLSDPFVKVVLQHQGKRLKKKKTSVKQNTLNPYFNESFSFEIPFSQIQKVQVLITVYDYDKLGSNDAIGKCWIGFGSSGIGLRHWSEMLANPRRPCAQWHTLSPEEEVDALLKNPIR from the exons ATGCGATTGGTCAGAGTGGAGGGGGGCCGGTTCCAGAGGGCGGcggaggagagcgagcgagagcgggaGCGGGAACGCGACCGTGAGCGCGAGCGGGGGGGTGAGCGTGAGCGGGGGGGTGAGCGTGAACGCGAGCCCCCGTCACACCACTCCAACCACCAGTACGCCAGCATCAAGAGCAAGTTCTTCAATGAGCTAACACACCTTCCGa TGCCCATGTGGGCCATTGGCGCcatcgtggtggtggtgctggcccTGGTGGCGTGCATGGGCTTCTGCATCTACAGGAAGTGCATCAACAAGGGCAAGAAACCCAAGAAGGTCCGCGAGAGGAAGGGAGGCCGAGGCCGCAAGAAGAAGGACAAGGACGGCGAGGACGGAGAGGGCAAG gagggagaggaaggcaaggaggaggaagagaaagaggccCTTGGCAAGCTGGAGTTCAGCTTGGATTACAACTTCACCGACAACCAG CTCGTCGTTGGCATCCTCCAGGCCCAGGATCTACCAGCCATGGACATGGGAGGCACCTCGGACCCCTACGTCAAGGTCTTCATGCTCCCggacaagaagaagaagtttGAGACAAAGATTCAGCGCAAGAACCTCTGCCCTGTGTTCAACGAAACCTTCACCTTTAAG atcccCTACAGCGATCTCGGAGGCCAGACCCTGGTGATGCAGGTGTTTGACTTCGACCGCTTCGGGAAGCACGACCGTATCGGTGAGATAAAGATCCCCATGAACAGCGTGGACATGGCACAGCCCCTCAACGAGTGGCGGGACCTGGTGGGCGGCGAGAAGGAGGTG CAAGAGAAGTTGGGTGACATCTGCATCTCCCTGCGCTACGTCCCCACCGCCGGAAAGTTCACCATCAACATCATGGAGGCCAAGAACCTGAAGAAGATGGACGTTGGAGGACTGTCAG ACCCCTTCGTCAAGGTGGTGCTGCAGCATCAGGGCAAGcgtctgaagaagaagaagacgtcGGTCAAGCAGAACACCCTCAACCCCTACTTCAACGAGAGCTTCAGCTTCGAGATCCCCTTCTCCCAGATCCAG AAAGTCCAGGTGCTGATCACAGTCTACGACTACGACAAGTTGGGCAGCAACGACGCCATCGGCAAGTGCTGGATCGGCTTCGGGTCCTCTGGCATCGGGCTCCGCCATTGGTCAGAAATGTTGGCCAATCCCAGGCGTCCGTGTGCCCAGTGGCACACGCTGTCTccggaggaggaagtggacgcCCTCCTGAAAAACCCAATccgctaa
- the syt5a gene encoding synaptotagmin Va isoform X1 yields MRLVRVEGGRFQRAAEESERERERERDRERERGGERERGGEREREPPSHHSNHQYASIKSKFFNELTHLPNHKIKLPMWAIGAIVVVVLALVACMGFCIYRKCINKGKKPKKVRERKGGRGRKKKDKDGEDGEGKEGEEGKEEEEKEALGKLEFSLDYNFTDNQLVVGILQAQDLPAMDMGGTSDPYVKVFMLPDKKKKFETKIQRKNLCPVFNETFTFKIPYSDLGGQTLVMQVFDFDRFGKHDRIGEIKIPMNSVDMAQPLNEWRDLVGGEKEVQEKLGDICISLRYVPTAGKFTINIMEAKNLKKMDVGGLSDPFVKVVLQHQGKRLKKKKTSVKQNTLNPYFNESFSFEIPFSQIQKVQVLITVYDYDKLGSNDAIGKCWIGFGSSGIGLRHWSEMLANPRRPCAQWHTLSPEEEVDALLKNPIR; encoded by the exons ATGCGATTGGTCAGAGTGGAGGGGGGCCGGTTCCAGAGGGCGGcggaggagagcgagcgagagcgggaGCGGGAACGCGACCGTGAGCGCGAGCGGGGGGGTGAGCGTGAGCGGGGGGGTGAGCGTGAACGCGAGCCCCCGTCACACCACTCCAACCACCAGTACGCCAGCATCAAGAGCAAGTTCTTCAATGAGCTAACACACCTTCCGa ACCATAAGATCAAAT TGCCCATGTGGGCCATTGGCGCcatcgtggtggtggtgctggcccTGGTGGCGTGCATGGGCTTCTGCATCTACAGGAAGTGCATCAACAAGGGCAAGAAACCCAAGAAGGTCCGCGAGAGGAAGGGAGGCCGAGGCCGCAAGAAGAAGGACAAGGACGGCGAGGACGGAGAGGGCAAG gagggagaggaaggcaaggaggaggaagagaaagaggccCTTGGCAAGCTGGAGTTCAGCTTGGATTACAACTTCACCGACAACCAG CTCGTCGTTGGCATCCTCCAGGCCCAGGATCTACCAGCCATGGACATGGGAGGCACCTCGGACCCCTACGTCAAGGTCTTCATGCTCCCggacaagaagaagaagtttGAGACAAAGATTCAGCGCAAGAACCTCTGCCCTGTGTTCAACGAAACCTTCACCTTTAAG atcccCTACAGCGATCTCGGAGGCCAGACCCTGGTGATGCAGGTGTTTGACTTCGACCGCTTCGGGAAGCACGACCGTATCGGTGAGATAAAGATCCCCATGAACAGCGTGGACATGGCACAGCCCCTCAACGAGTGGCGGGACCTGGTGGGCGGCGAGAAGGAGGTG CAAGAGAAGTTGGGTGACATCTGCATCTCCCTGCGCTACGTCCCCACCGCCGGAAAGTTCACCATCAACATCATGGAGGCCAAGAACCTGAAGAAGATGGACGTTGGAGGACTGTCAG ACCCCTTCGTCAAGGTGGTGCTGCAGCATCAGGGCAAGcgtctgaagaagaagaagacgtcGGTCAAGCAGAACACCCTCAACCCCTACTTCAACGAGAGCTTCAGCTTCGAGATCCCCTTCTCCCAGATCCAG AAAGTCCAGGTGCTGATCACAGTCTACGACTACGACAAGTTGGGCAGCAACGACGCCATCGGCAAGTGCTGGATCGGCTTCGGGTCCTCTGGCATCGGGCTCCGCCATTGGTCAGAAATGTTGGCCAATCCCAGGCGTCCGTGTGCCCAGTGGCACACGCTGTCTccggaggaggaagtggacgcCCTCCTGAAAAACCCAATccgctaa
- the LOC115558075 gene encoding ferritin, middle subunit, which produces MPSQIRQNYHQDCEAAVNRMINMEMYASYTYQSMAFYFSRDDVALPGFAHFFKENSLEEREHAEKLMAFQNNRGGRIFLQDVKKPERDEWGTGLEALEAALQLEKTVNQALLDLHKISSEHGDPHMNDFLETHYLNEQVEAIKKLGDYISNLRRMSTPTNGMAEYLFDKHTLKGSS; this is translated from the exons ATGCCTTCTCAGATTCGTCAGAACTACCACCAAGACTGTGAGGCCGCCGTCAATCGGATGATCAACATGGAGATGTATGCCTCCTACACATACCAGTCTATG GCTTTCTATTTCAGCCGTGACGACGTAGCGCTGCCTGGCTTTGCCCACTTCTTCAAGGAGAACAGCCTCGAGGAGCGGGAGCACGCCGAGAAGCTCATGGCCTTCCAGAACAACCGAGGAGGGCGGATCTTCCTGCAGGACGTGAAG AAACCTGAGCGTGATGAGTGGGGCACCGGACTCGAGGCTTTGGAGGCTGCCCTGCAGCTGGAGAAGACCGTGAACCAGGCCCTGCTGGACCTGCACAAGATCTCTTCTGAACACGGAGACCCCCAT ATGAACGACTTCCTGGAGACCCACTACCTGAACGAACAGGTGGAGGCCATCAAGAAGCTGGGCGACTACATCAGCAACCTGCGTCGCATGAGCACCCCTACGAACGGGATGGCCGAGTACCTGTTTGACAAGCACACCCTTAAGGGGTCCAGCTAG
- the aldh16a1 gene encoding aldehyde dehydrogenase family 16 member A1 encodes MTINPLICDTIMAGSTSKTVHDIFQSMEYGPTSSSSATAQAWLESHARTLGLFINGAFLNPAGRQLTSLTDAKGERVFSVVCAGKEDVSEGLSSSASGLRSWSELSCAQRAKVLLKWAGVLGQHGPCVAELSDLSGASCPPASLVRLAQYYSGWAQLRDARLSHWSPRGVVEVVASDDCPLYSLMLKVLPALAMGNAVMVVPGRVAAPSALLLAQLFTEAGLPAGALNVLPGDPVSLGAIVAQNPTIKSVTYCGNKQDGAALCKATAGLGVAVSVSPAVGATCPFVVFESADIDSAVDGAIEAAFKKRKEVQWVLCVQEGVLDAVLARLRLRLAGLKCVSLASEADRVLVEAAVQGAVQQGATLIQSCGPPASGLQYPATVLCGVAPPSPCVASPPPWPLLPLMTFRSHAEGVTLANHSPHGHAASIWTEDLTLALEAAKSLSVGSVWVNSHSVCDPSLPSSGHKDSGTCTDGGREGLYQFLQSSPFAPSLSRSTPALDYDTFGSAASPAVIPTESAPKFYRQLVAGKSCKSESGGSVAVQTPDGASVLAYCPDGGRKDVRNAVEAAIKVQPGWMKKGPSARAQSLYSLAKELEAKRPELAAAIRAQTGLSLDEADLEVELSVDRLTDWAARCSQTQGGAPAVPQAGSALSLPQALGVVGVVLPDHKPLLSLVTLLGAAVAMGNAVVMVPSQRYPVPALTFIQVLQASDLPAGLVNIIPGARDQLTAALANHNVIKAIWYWGSPEGCQYLQHTCTGPFKTLWLHSGGPAAEEEACWAPTSTSFLEETWNQSTQWRSVWIPTA; translated from the exons ATGACAATCAATCCTCTGATTTGTGACACTATTATGGCTGGCAGCACCTCCAAGACAGTTCACGATATCTTTCAAAGCATGGAGTACGGGCCGACTTCTTCCAGCTCCGCCACTGCACAG GCCTGGCTGGAGAGCCACGCCCGCACCCTCGGCCTCTTCATCAACGGCGCGTTCCTGAACCCGGCCGGAAGACAGCTGACGAGCCTGACGGACGCTAAAG gggaaCGTGTGTTCAGTGTGGTGTGTGCTGGGAAGGAGGACGTCTCCGAGGGCCTGAGCTCCTCCGCCAGCGGCCTGCGGTCGTGGAGCGAGCTGTCCTGCGCCCAGAGGGCCAAAGTGCTGCTAAA ATGGGCGGGCGTCCTGGGTCAGCACGGCCCGTGTGTGGCGGAGCTGAGCGACCTGTCCGGTGCCTcctgcccccccgcctccctggTGCGGCTGGCCCAGTACTACTCCGGCTGGGCGCAGCTCCGCGACGCACGCCTGTCCCACTGGAGCCCGCGCG GTGTGGTGGAAGTGGTGGCCTCGGATGACTGCCCGCTCTACTCCCTGATGCTCAAAGTCCTGCCAGCGCTAGCCatgg GAAACGCTGTGATGGTTGTGCCTGGCCGTGTCGCCGCCCCTTCAGCGCTCCTATTGGCCCAGCTTTTTACAGAGGCGGGACTCCCTGCCGGGGCCTTGAACGTTTTGCCCGGGGACCCTGTGTCTCTGGGGGCCATTGTGGCCCAGAACCCCACCATCAAGTCTGTGACCTACTGCGGCAACAAGCAG gacggaGCGGCGCTCTGCAAGGCCACGGCAGGCCTGGGCGTGGCGGTCTCCGTCTCGCCCGCCGTCGGTGCCACGTGCCCCTTCGTCGTGTTCGAGTCGGCCGACATCGACAGCGCGGTGGACGGGGCGATCGAGGCCGCGTtcaagaagaggaaggag GTCCAGTGGGTGCTGTGCGTGCAGGAGGGCGTCCTGGACGCGGTGCTGGCCCGTCTGAGGCTGCGGCTGGCCGGCCTGAAGTGCGTGTCCCTGGCGAGCGAGGCGGACCGTGTCCTGGTGGAGGCCGCAGTACAGGGGgccgtccagcagggggcaacG CTGATCCAGTCGTGCGGACCCCCGGCCTCGGGCCTCCAGTACCCTGCCACCGTGCTGTGTGGTGTGGCCCCCCCCTCGCCCTGCGTGGCCAGCCCCCCGCCCTGGCCGCTGCTGCCCCTCATGACGTTCAGGAGCCACGCGGAAGGAGTGACGCTTG CGAACCACAGCCCTCACGGTCACGCAGCCTCCATCTGGACGGAAGACCTCACCCTGGCTCTGGAGGCTGCCAAGAG CCTCTCCGTGGGCTCGGTGTGGGTCAACTCCCACTCGGTGTGTGACCCGtcgctgccctctagtggacacaAGGACAGCGGCACCTGCACGGACGGCGGccgggag ggtcTGTACCAGTTCCTCCAGTCCTCCCCCtttgccccctctctctcccgctccaccCCGGCCCTGGACTACGACACGTTTGGATCGGCTGCGTCGCCCGCCGTCATTCCCacggagag TGCCCCCAAGTTCTACCGGCAGCTTGTCGCGGGCAAGTCGTGCAAGTCCGAGTCTGGAGGCAGTGTTGCGGTGCAGACACCAGATGGCGCCAGCGTGCTGGCCTACTGCCCGGACGGAGGCAGGAAGGACGTCCGCAACGCGGTGGAGGCCGCCATCAAAGTACAGCCTGG CTGGATGAAGAAGGGGCCTTCTGCACGCGCTCAGTCCCTCTACTCCCTGGCCAAGGAGCTGGAGGCCAAGAGGCCGGAGCTGGCCGCAGCCATCAGAGCCCAGACCGGCCTCTCATTGGACGAGGCTGACCTTGAGGTGGAGCTAAGCGTGGACCGGCTCACTGATTGGGCGGCACGCTGCAGCCAAACCCAGGGCGGTGCTCCG GCCGTCCCCCAGGCAGgctccgccctctccctcccccaggcgCTGGGCGTGGTCGGCGTCGTCCTCCCCGACCACaagcccctcctctccctggtgACGCTGCTCGGGGCGGCCGTCGCCATGGGCAACGCCGTTGTCATGGTGCCCAGTCAGCGGTACCCAGTGCCAGCCTTGACTTTCATCCAG GTGCTGCAGGCCTCTGACCTACCAGCGGGCCTGGTCAACATCATTCCCGGCGCCCGCGATCAGCTGACTGCGGCTCTGGCCAATCACAACGTGATCAAGGCCATCTGGTACTGGGGCAGCCCTGAG GGCTGTCAGTACCTGCAGCACACGTGCACCGGGCCCTTCAAGACCCTGTGGCTCCACAGCGGGGGTcccgcggcggaggaggaggcctgcTGGGCTcccaccagcacctccttccTGGAGGAGACCTGGAACCAGTCCACCCAGTGGAGGAGCGTCTGGATCCCCACCGCCtag